The DNA segment GAATAGCTACAAAAGACCCTTTCAGTTGGAGCAACAAGGAGAGCTGTGGACTGAAAAAACTGGATTTCCCCAAGAGCAGAGTCCAGGTGAGCAGTAGGGACCTGTGATTTAGTAGTAGCAGGTGCTAGTTTGAGTGTGTCCTTTAGAAATAAACACTGAAGATTTGGACAAGTGAGTGATACTGTCTAAAATGTAAATGCGGACATTGGGACAGAATTCCTCATGTGGTTACAAACCTGCAGAAATCAATCACAATGCCTGTGTCTTCCTGaacctgtctttctctctaggTAAAAAATATTCATGCAATTACTGCAGTGAAACATTGATGTAATGGTCCTGATCCTTCCATTTAAAGATTTCCCAACCATTTGCTGACCCAAAATTTTCCCACCACTGTGCATCTTTCATATTATCAATCCTCGTTGTTTTCTAGTTGacaatgaactttaaaatgtttttatgacctagagtatttatttatttggcacaCTTTCCCAGCTAAGTGACAATTTTTGGAATATACTCATGTAGACCTTGGCGGTCttctacatttttattcctctaaTGTGGTTCtaacaatttacattttttcaattattttaggcATGGAAAGTCTCTGCAATAAACAAGAAATGATATTACCACGACATAGCAACAAGAAGGGCATAGCCCTGACTTCACCTATGGTAAGTTTCATGGATATAGCCCCTAAACATCCAAATTAAAGGCCTGAAGGTAATGAGATAATGGAGCACAATTTCCAGGATGTAATTAAGATTAAGCCCTTTCCAAGCAAAAAGTTTTGGATTGTTTTAAATCAgtgaataaattaatcagagCTCAAATCAATAATAACCCAAGAGAGATACAATTGCATAAACATTGCTTATTACCTAGTCTTTGAAATATACCAGTCTTCAAACTTAATCTAATACCTCAGTGACTGGGatactaaaaaagagaaaatattggtGGCTGCCGAGGAGTAAAATGTgtaagcaaataaaatttaatatattttaagagaagtCTATTACGAGTTTCCAGTCTAGAAtttatactaagaaaaataaatgtgcatgtatgtgcacaaACCATTAaccatctttcattttcttcccaaagcATGAATCTCTTGCTCCAGAGGGTCCTACTGAATGTACTGATTTGGGTGATGTGTTTACTCAGAGATCTACATTGACTCAACATTTGTTAATTCACCTCAGGAAGAAACGTTACATCAGCAAACAGTGTAGAATACCACTTCATGAACAACCATCCATTTCTCAACACAGCGGAGTTCACACACGAGGCAAGTTGTATACATGTCATGTGTGTGGGAAGGCATTTAGTAATTGCTTTAGCCTTAGGAGACATGAGATggttcacactggagagaagccatTTAAATGCCACCTGTGTGGGAAAGGCTTTGTACAAAGCTCTGACCTTAGAAACCACAATCAaacacacagaggagagaaaccatatgaaTGCCATGTGTGTGGGAAAGTGTTTTGGCAGAATTCTTACCTGAGACAGCATGAGAAAATTCACAcgagaaaaaaaaccacatgaatGCCATCAGTGTAAGAAGGCTTTCAGTCACAGATCCTACCTCTGAAAACACGAGAATATTCATTCTGGAGAGTAATGTTACCAAAGTCATGAATGTGAGAAAACGCTTAGTCAGAGCTCTGGCCTTAGCCAGCACAAGAGAATCCACACTGGAGATAAACCTCATGTGTATCTTctgtgtgggaaagccttcagtcaAAGTTCTGAACTCAGATGGCACGGGAGAACACACACAGGGGTGAAGCCATATGAATGCCACCAGTGTGGGAATGCCTTCAGTCAATATTCTAATCTTAGACGACACGAGAGAACACACATTGGAGAGCAACGTTACGCATGTCAGTTGTGTGAGAAAGCCTTTAGCCATTATTCTTCCCTTAGATGACATGAGGGAACCCAACACCGGAGAGAAAATTGTGAGTGCCCTCAGTGAGTATTCTGACCAGTGACGGCACGGTATTACAGATGCAATGAATTTGGAAGAAGCATCAGTCACAGATTTAACGTTTAAACTCACCGTCGGATGCACATATTGAAGAAACAGCTTGTGGTCAATATGGGAGACGCTTCAGTCCTCATACTCCTCCatcaagaaatgtattttcatgtgGAAGTTAATTCATATGTATGTCGTCCATGTGGCAAAGCCTTTAGTCGCTGTTTTGATCTTAGATAACACGTGAGAACTCATGCCGTTAGTACCATGATACAGATGTTTTCAGCAAAGCACTCAACTTGAAAGATGCTGGAGCACTTATTTGTAATTATTGTTAAACATGATCAAACTTCACAGGGGAGAACCCCTGGGTCTGTGATCACGGTGAAGAAACATTTAGCCAAGTACCTGGTGTGGTGACCATAAGAAAATTCATGAAGGAATAAACACTGAGGATGTAACAGAATTAAGGCTCTGAGGAATACCAAACAATTCTTACAGATAACTCAGACCAGAGAAGTTATTCAATGTAAGATCATGGAAAATCCTTTATTCAAAGAACTGCTCGTGTGGCACATGTGAGGATTCTGACTGTATGAAACACTCTCAGCATCATAAGTGAAGGGGAGTCTTCGGTGACCCCTTATTTATGAGTCAGCCGTAAGATTCTCACATTGAGGAGATAGCAGTCCTGAAATCAAAGTAGAGAAAACTTCAACCAGATTTTGTATCAGAAAATATTAGTGGGTGTACGTGCGCGCACATGCGTGTGTGTTGGTGGTAGTGCTTTATATGAAACGGTCCTTTAGTACACAATTCAAGTCATTGAGACTTTGAGAAAATACCTGTTGATGAAAATGTGGTGTGGAATATAGGAGAGTGACACGGTCTGGCAATATTGAATGAAGGATTTTGTAAGAAGTTAAATGATTGCTGTAGATCAACACTCACAAATATTGAAACAATGAAACCTGTTGCTGAGGAAGCTAAATGTTGGTATTCTAGTTTTTTCTATGTGGTTGTAAACAGAATCAGTTCTGCAGTCCTTGGTATGTGAGTGAGAGAtctgcctggtggctcagccaggaaTCACCATCCCCCTACTCCTTGGTCTATTGAATCACCAGAAGGGAAGGGATAGGTCCTGGTTCCTCCTGGGGGTGGGATCTGTGCTAGAATTGGGACCCCTAAGACAGATGCACACACCCCCAGGTCCCAGTGGGAtttatctcccccaacccatGGATGTGTATTGGGCAGTTATACTGAGATTAAGTGACTTCAGTATAGGGCCCATCACATACAATTATCAGATCACAGTGGGACATAATCACACAAGATATGTTTGAATGGCACGCTGACAGCCTGATGGAGTGGGGAGGTCCCTCACAGGATGATATCTTCCAGTGACCACAGTGTGGGGTCACTACCCAGGAAGGCAAAGGCCCTCCTTAGGGTTGAGAGGTTGGAGAAGGGGCCTACTGGTGGAGATATGTCTCTTGACAGCAAGATAGGGAGTGTCTGAACCAGAGAATTATAAATGAATGGCAGGAGCTTGGAGACACTGATATACATGGTTTATCTTATTGCCTGCTAGTAGA comes from the Suricata suricatta isolate VVHF042 unplaced genomic scaffold, meerkat_22Aug2017_6uvM2_HiC HiC_scaffold_258, whole genome shotgun sequence genome and includes:
- the LOC115284904 gene encoding zinc finger protein 596-like → ESVTFEDIVVDFTKEEWALLDTSQRKLCRDVMLESINHLIFLGMESLCNKQEMILPRHSNKKGIALTSPMHESLAPEGPTECTDLGDVFTQRSTLTQHLLIHLRKKRYISKQCRIPLHEQPSISQHSGVHTRGKLYTCHVCGKAFSNCFSLRRHEMVHTGEKPFKCHLCGKGFVQSSDLRNHNQTHRGEKPYECHVCGKVFCQSSELRWHGRTHTGVKPYECHQCGNAFSQYSNLRRHERTHIGEQRYACQLCEKAFSHYSSLR